Below is a genomic region from Bombus pascuorum chromosome 7, iyBomPasc1.1, whole genome shotgun sequence.
TATATTAAGTATTATAATGCAATTGAAGAAGCacaaaagaattataaaatttgtaataatactAACAATGGCTgttataaagatattattataaatgatttaaaaCCTTTCAAGAAGAAAGGTATAAATAAGGATTTAATAAATGTTGCAAAAACCAGGTAGGTATGATAATTgtacattacgtaataaatattttctaaaataaaatttatattttttatagaggaactgtttatcaaataatacaAGGAAAATTGTATAGGCAAAAGGATTGTATGTTTCCTTCAAGATGTTCTGGAAtagaacattttcttttaaaacttGCTCCTGGATTAACAGATATGGATTTAGTTATAAATGTAAGAGATTATCCTCAATCAAGTAAACACTTTGGAGGTCCATTACCTATTTTTTCGTTTAGTAaggtaaacaaaatttatttttaaaatttatttagaacttttatattttattaatgagaAATTTTGAGTgttgtgaaatatatttctagacTCCAGAATACTATGATATTACATATCCAGCATGGGCGTTTTGGGAAGGTGGACCTGCAATTTCTTTGTACCCCCGTGGCCTTGGAAGATGGGATGAACACCGTGTATCTTTAGATAAAGCTAGTAAAAACACATTGtgggaggaaaaagaaaataaagcatTCTTTCGGGGTTCCAGAACAAGTTCAGAAcgtgataatttaatattattaagtcGCAAGAAACCAAACTTAGTAGATGCTcaatatacaaaaaatcaaGCATGGAAATCTAacgaagtaataatttttaacttttatctttatataattatatgaataaaataattttgtatgtcATTGTAGGATACATTATATGCACCTCCTGCTTCTGAAGTTTCTCTGGAAGCTCATTGTAAATACAAGTACTTATTCAATTATCGAGGTGTTGCAGCATCATTTAGacataaacatttatttttgtgtCAGTCCTTAGTATTTCATGTTGGAGATGAGTGgactgaattttattataacgcAATGATACCTTGGATACACTATATTCCTGTTTCTAAGGATGCTAATCAAACAGTATTAGAGTATGTTGCTATCTACTTTGCATTGCTGACAGTAAcgacttttatataatattaatatttttatatgcatttacagaaaattaatACAGTTTGCAATAGATAATGACGAAATGTCAAAAAAGATTGCAGATCGCGGAAGAGATTTtatatggaataatttaaagttatCTGATGTCACACAATCTTGGAAAAACCTTcttaagaaatattcaaaacttTTAACATATAAAACTACCTTAGATAAAAGCTTAATTAAAGTGGAGGGGAAGGAAAGgacttaataaaattttgtttaatatagattactttatatatttttttgttaaaatttctatacttTGATGTAAAGTAttaactaataaaaataatttggtaATGatcagatattttattaattttttaaaataagcGTTAGTTAAAACAAACGTATGTTTTCTTTATTGATACTGTACAATGTCAGGACATAGCACAATGTGGCAAGTTTCAATATGAATCATTTTGGTGCCCTGACAAAATATCCAATACGAACAAAGGCCTTGTACATTATATTGCATCAAATGTACGTTTTATTTGtgtattaaatacattaaacatttaaatgtttcaaatacaatcataatataaaaattttatacgtatttctttgaaaaagcaatttatttaacaagtaTTAAAAAACTGTACAAGGCGTTTTGtgctttatttcttaaatgctAGGTCATTCTTAAgtacttaattatttatttgtaacaaaattatgaaaaccTTTCTTAGAATGTAAAGAAACATGGTAATGTCATTAATTACTATAAAGATACACGTACACTATGATCTGTAAAtactgtttatatttttattgcgatatttaatatcttttaaactaattttttctaaattttaagcTAAACATTTAACTAATATACACAGAATAGTTATGTGTTAAAAGGTATTTACAATACATAACGtacatgtattttataaagtgCATATACACACATTATACATAATTGCCTTTCATATCATTTTGGTTTTGAAGCACAATACAAATGATTATTCttctcaaaataataaaaattgttgtttTTAAGATATTGCATTAAATCTCACATTCATAACATTATCATCAGGAATTAATATGTAACTATCAtcaacattatttattatagtcctattacataataaaacaaaatacagaAAGTTGTTTAGAGAAAATCTGTTGCATaagtgaaagaaaagaaaattataggGATTGCTGTTAATTAATCAACAATAGTAACAACAAATTAATAGAAacttgtaaaagaaagatgtaatttactataatattttcagaaCATTTTAAGGCACTTGTAcggaagataaatatttttttgatacaGTCATTTAACATGAGTACTATAGATGTTTTCATACCTTTCTTATTACACTTATTAATACAGCAAGTTACAAAGTCTTTATTTTAAGGTTTTTTAGACGTTTTCAGAATTCTTTGCGTTGTTTCCTTACATTCTGAgaagtatatatttacattcttATAGGAAATAATGAAAACTCTATAATACTCATAATACTGTCAGTGAAGAAACCAATCGACTGCTATCTTTATTTGCTATTTGTCATGTTACAGCATATCTCAGTTCTTTTTTAAACCTATATGTACTGCATGGACGCGCAAAATAAGTGCCTTCAACATTAATGTTTATACAAATCACGATGTacgaataaagaataaataggCAGTGTAAAAGGTTTGATGATATAATATTGCATGTGacttaaaatattatgtataaacatATGTTACATGTTGTTTTgtgtattttacatatatatagcatGTCTTGTAAGATGCGTCGAAACAATCGATTAACAAAGTGTAAAATCTTATCACATCTTATAAAACATGCTGCGCAGAATACTTATTATCTAGAGTGAAGCAAACTTTTTTAAACAACTATTGTAGATGCGCAACGTTGCTTCAATTGGAATGATTGTTCCATGAGAGATTAAAATACATAGTAACGAACAGAATCTCGCTTCAACACGTTCGTTGACTTAAAATGATTATCACCCACGATTCGTGAGCGCCGATTAGCACAATGCCATTTTTTTGGCACAGTTTCCATTTTTCGTGTACGACACACTTTGAGTCTCACTTTCCCCATTTTAATGGTCCGTGTGATTAATTAACTATACTGGACTTCCCATCGTTGATGATCCCATTGCTTTATATGATCTCCAACAAATAAATCGTCCCTATCTTTTACGTAGTGGCAACAATTTTAGCGAAGATCATGGTCATCAAACTGAACGGAAGATACCACGATATCGACGTTGCCGTGGAAACGTTTCCCGCCGCAGAGTCCGCATCCTGATTGGAAGACGTGACTAGCTGCTCGTCCGTTTCGCCTgtcgaattttataaaaatcgtaGAAGAGGATCTAATGCAAGCTAAGAGAATCATCGCTGATCGGATGGTTCACCGCATCGAACACGTTTTGTGCAgctttttttattcgaaacaacAGAAGTCGAACGTAGGCTACGTAATTGCaggctgttgttgttgtttgGAACTTATAATATAAGGCGGCAATCGGCAATTTTCGGAACGGCTGTCCCTCCGCCTGTCTCGCAATCCcgattttacgatatttttcccTTGAAAATTTGTTGTCCCATTTTGTTGCCTTCTAACCCGAGTTTACGACTCAACGAGAGATTCCTCGAACGAACAAGTTTTCATTCTCGTCCGTTCACTTTTTTCCGAATCCGCGCGATTCGGAATGCAGATTGTTGTCTTCTGGAAAAGCGAGTTTTTCTCGGGTTAATGGGACTGTGACTGCTCGTCACTGTGCGTAAAACGCAATCCCCGTGTTCGTTCGCCTCGAAATTTTTCAGCATCATATGCTGTCGAATAGCCAATTTCGACAGTGCATTTTCTATTTAGTAAGTTATCAATACATGAGATAGTTCATTAAGTCTCAAGATTTTTGTGCCTTTGGAAATTTatccttttaaaaatttgtatttaaaaattgtggtATACTATCATTCAGGATTAACATTGAGggaataaattgtaatttgcaCTTTTTGTGTTAAACAAAAACTGTGCTTTAACAAAAATCGAAGGTGTtggagaaattattaaaaatgaagaaattctgatagctgtaataaatataacttaaTTGAAAACATAAATCTTGTCATGGAAAGCTACTCACTCtgctaattataaattttgtaatatttatttttatttatgtgaaGTAGTTATGCAATTTCCAAAAaaagcaaatataaatttatcaaaaaacgttcattaaaattactgatgctataacattataaatttattttacgttacaggatatttatgaatatagtaatatttataaaaagtgaaCGACTCTATTTTTTTATGCACAAAAATCTTTACGaattaagataaattaaatttaaattaatatttacttttaacatatatatatatatatcttctttGCTTCAATAATCTactttttataagaattttaatcctttaaatttcattaaaagaaGGTAAGGAAATCTTACATTTCTTATTCTTAATCTTATCTTTTAGAGAAAAGTATACTATAAGAATAAACATTATAGAATGCAGAGCGTTAAATATAGCAACTTCCACATAGACTTTACCAAAAGAAATCAACccgaagataaaaaataaggTTGGTGCAAAAGGAAACGAGAATACAACATGCCCTATACCAAATGATTTCgtgtaaaacaaaattattagaacTAAAAGCACAATATTCGTGCAAATACTTGTGTATGTGTATAAGAGATCAACAAAAGAACGTGCATGTGTGGTGTGTATCTGTGTGtagaaatatggaaaaaatttcaaaggaaaaaagaaagaagtatAGGAAATGGAAATAAGGATTCTTTGGCGGGAGGGAAGATTCATCTTTTAGTTAGAGAGAGGGAAAGGAGGAGATACTGTCCTACGATAGATTAAGTTCCAAACAACATAACCATCCTCCGTATAGTTTTATCATGCACTTGTTTGTTTTAAACGCTTGCGCAGAGATTCGTGCTTTTACGTTGCGTGCGTATTAACACACGTATATTCTTATGTGTTCGTGCTGTGATACATCCTTCGCGAAAAATTCGTGCATTATTATGACTGTATTATCATGCGACAAAGTGATTTAATTTCACAGGCCTGTCTACAGATGGAGCTCTTCACACTTTCTCTCATTTTGCGTTTAAAATTTCGCGCGTATACATTTCATGACAGCCATTATTATAGTAACAGAAATAAAACAGAGAGTGTTTTGGCGCCTAAAGTTGATGTTGACAGGCCTGATTTAAGAGTTCGGTGAGTACTATTTTATccgtaaaattgtttaaagctGTTGAAAGCAACATTAATACATCGTTTTGCATAGCTTTTCATGTGTCCAGAAGCAATTGAAAACGGCGTTACTTCTGCTTTAAATAGTAAGACTGCTAAAAATATTAGTGAAACAAAAGATGTGCAGAGACAAGCATTCAATGAAAAAGAGAATGGTGTGAGTGTTAGGTAACATGATACACCAATTGATTCAAGTTCGAATTGGAATAAGAATGTACGAGATATAAAATaggtagaagaagaagacatATAAAGAGAGAAGGTACTTGACTAAATAAGTAAACTAGAAGTAATATGCGGACAAATGCACTGACGTGAATAAGCAACAAAATAGTAataggagaaagagaaacgtgaCAAGTAGGGAAAgcttaatattgtaatatttactgTTTCCAGCAAACTGGGTCCGGTGACGGTGACAGACGATATTTCACGATATTTACCCCTTTCCCGGTATAAAGGTactattttctctatttcttttatttgatgtttttaacgaatacaTAAAACCTCATTTTTATCCGCCTGGCTAGTAAATACTCTGGGCTTCGGAAAGCACGCGGATATAATTCACGAAATGATTTTCTTATATAACAATTTGTTCAAAGTTTGGGACTATAGGAAATGTATTCGTGCGTGGATAAAACTTTAGGATGACTTCCGGTACCTTAACGAAGTTTATCAATTATtagattacatttttatttgttt
It encodes:
- the LOC132908853 gene encoding O-glucosyltransferase rumi homolog isoform X2 gives rise to the protein MNTLVLSYIFLITIFWVVYCEEQYCPIDNPEDCIEKKEDNIYKKDLNKQYIKYYNAIEEAQKNYKICNNTNNGCYKDIIINDLKPFKKKGINKDLINVAKTRGTVYQIIQGKLYRQKDCMFPSRCSGIEHFLLKLAPGLTDMDLVINVRDYPQSSKHFGGPLPIFSFSKTPEYYDITYPAWAFWEGGPAISLYPRGLGRWDEHRVSLDKDTLYAPPASEVSLEAHCKYKYLFNYRGVAASFRHKHLFLCQSLVFHVGDEWTEFYYNAMIPWIHYIPVSKDANQTVLEKLIQFAIDNDEMSKKIADRGRDFIWNNLKLSDVTQSWKNLLKKYSKLLTYKTTLDKSLIKVEGKERT
- the LOC132908853 gene encoding O-glucosyltransferase rumi homolog isoform X1 — its product is MNTLVLSYIFLITIFWVVYCEEQYCPIDNPEDCIEKKEDNIYKKDLNKQYIKYYNAIEEAQKNYKICNNTNNGCYKDIIINDLKPFKKKGINKDLINVAKTRGTVYQIIQGKLYRQKDCMFPSRCSGIEHFLLKLAPGLTDMDLVINVRDYPQSSKHFGGPLPIFSFSKTPEYYDITYPAWAFWEGGPAISLYPRGLGRWDEHRVSLDKASKNTLWEEKENKAFFRGSRTSSERDNLILLSRKKPNLVDAQYTKNQAWKSNEDTLYAPPASEVSLEAHCKYKYLFNYRGVAASFRHKHLFLCQSLVFHVGDEWTEFYYNAMIPWIHYIPVSKDANQTVLEKLIQFAIDNDEMSKKIADRGRDFIWNNLKLSDVTQSWKNLLKKYSKLLTYKTTLDKSLIKVEGKERT